One genomic segment of Actinoplanes ianthinogenes includes these proteins:
- a CDS encoding DUF4011 domain-containing protein → MERRSDDDRPEPRPARAGVHAALRAWRESLIDLGDNNRLINFTAGNADLVEITAPEPDQVVATLTRGATRALTGPGGAEPAFRTELPERSLGPVLRRMLRRDQQEYLDRGVSVLHLALGLLHWRPLGEEDESATEPAGYASPLLLLPAELVTGELGEHPELRLRDEEPVVNPALALRLRRAGIVVPALEPGAELNVSKFWSDFTDTVARRHGWHIERTVILTCLTFHKEAIYRDLQENEERILAHPVIRALATTDPRRQTDQFRFTPIRPEEVDRLAPPEDVPLVLDADSSQRACVAAALAGHSFVMDGPPGTGKSQTVANMIGALLHAGKRVLFVSEKVAALDVVRNRLAEAGLHRYILELHGQQAGRREVATLLAAAVDEAPEVPGEGPAVDRGALRERRERLTHFAYAMNETRHPLGASLHEIIGRCAGLTEAPAAPVPAITPGALTPDVMHRVREATDQLARSWRAMVDGDGLLWRDVITREPLDPALSRAEKALAALARSARIADRAARAFGLVRPADAETLARLAEHAGRRPDRVPDAWLTATDLDPVRKAADRRGEELAAAAAAAEAVQQRAGVPWTALPSAADLPMPPSLEGLTAPVPLETLTAAEADELARSFTRAAEELDRHRRAVNRVTTKLGLPQAHTIRDISRVAAVAELGARPHKPERFWFSPGALAGVQAGASALRRALEGLVAAEIQARPYFSEALLTQPVEELAERFATVHRGFGKLRAAYRRDKRQVAGFVLPTAHLGDAIDRLGTAVAWKRALQELAAAEHRYATALGRYWQGRATDFTALEEAIAVATAALASAPQSGLDAVLAYVCAPAPDPEPIHVLTEAREALLRWQATLRPAPYPAARPELVSGPIDDAIAWLQAHVTALRAVAETVRAFDAATGRTLDYAEAVRLAELRAAAAQAEAALRDGSTDLTEADPAALAAAVDWAATARGFAGGPLTEEQVAALRDLRPITGLAERAREWAEASQAVLAGFGPARQSDLRDRFADYQRAAAFLRDIRDDSSGQEEWFACLDARDVLTFHGLDAAVEFCADQHLDSADVPAALERALLHGWVDAVVRADDRLLPWRAEDRDRLLAEFRQADEKLAAVAAREIVAAVEARRPAADSAGANLLRREAMKADRQSPVRDLIARARDVVLALRPCVLASPLTVSQSLPPDIGFDVVIFDEASQITPADAVNCVYRGRSLITAGDDRQLPPTSFFDRAFTTVPDTEVLDYQSVLELAKACGAFPGMGLTWHYRSRNQALVAFANDAFYQGRLSTFPAPGSGGADTGVELFPVAGVYRRATSRDNPVEAERVAERIVHHFTTRPNRSLGVVTFSVAQAEAIERALESIAAGHPALERAVADDRLHGFFVKSLESVQGDERDVMIFSIGYGYDEAGKISANFGALNRPNGWRRLNVAITRARHRVELVTSILSRDVPESENEGVRQLAAYLDYVEHGVGDTRSDLADGVGEFVESVLETVRSWGYPARTGLGTGGGRVDIAIRHPDDPAGDYLLGIRGDGPGYRDCPAARDRDRLTDQVLTELGWRLHRAWALAWYRDRAGEEARLRAALERAAAARPGRSGAVEAPAADRAPNARPRVLRAARTARH, encoded by the coding sequence ATGGAACGCCGGAGTGACGACGACCGGCCCGAGCCGAGGCCGGCCCGGGCCGGCGTGCACGCGGCGCTGCGGGCCTGGCGGGAAAGCCTGATCGATCTCGGGGACAACAACCGCCTGATCAACTTCACGGCCGGCAACGCCGACCTGGTGGAGATCACCGCACCCGAGCCGGACCAGGTGGTCGCCACCCTGACCCGCGGCGCGACCCGCGCGCTGACCGGCCCGGGCGGCGCCGAACCGGCCTTCCGCACCGAGCTGCCGGAGCGCTCGCTCGGCCCGGTGCTGCGCCGGATGCTCCGCCGCGACCAGCAGGAATACCTGGACCGCGGTGTCTCGGTGCTGCACCTCGCCCTCGGCCTGCTGCACTGGCGGCCGCTCGGCGAGGAGGACGAGTCCGCCACCGAGCCGGCCGGTTACGCCAGCCCGTTGCTGCTGCTCCCGGCCGAGCTGGTCACCGGCGAGCTCGGCGAACACCCCGAGCTGCGGCTGCGCGACGAGGAGCCGGTGGTGAACCCGGCGCTGGCGCTGCGGCTGCGCCGGGCCGGCATCGTCGTCCCGGCCCTGGAGCCCGGCGCCGAGCTGAACGTGTCGAAGTTCTGGTCGGACTTCACCGACACGGTGGCCCGCCGGCACGGCTGGCACATCGAGCGGACCGTCATCCTCACCTGCCTCACCTTCCACAAGGAGGCGATCTACCGCGACCTCCAGGAGAACGAGGAGCGCATCCTGGCCCACCCGGTGATCCGGGCGCTGGCCACCACCGACCCCCGGCGGCAGACCGACCAGTTCCGGTTCACCCCGATCCGGCCGGAGGAGGTGGACCGGCTCGCCCCGCCCGAGGACGTGCCGCTGGTGCTGGACGCCGACTCGTCGCAGCGGGCCTGCGTGGCCGCCGCCCTGGCCGGGCACAGCTTCGTGATGGACGGCCCGCCCGGGACCGGCAAGTCGCAGACCGTGGCCAACATGATCGGCGCCCTGCTGCACGCCGGGAAACGGGTGCTGTTCGTCTCGGAGAAGGTGGCCGCGCTCGACGTGGTCCGCAACCGGCTGGCCGAGGCCGGGCTGCACCGCTACATCCTGGAACTGCACGGGCAGCAGGCCGGTCGCCGCGAGGTGGCGACGCTGCTGGCCGCGGCGGTCGACGAGGCGCCCGAGGTGCCCGGCGAGGGACCGGCCGTCGACCGCGGCGCGCTGCGCGAGCGCCGCGAGCGGTTGACCCATTTCGCGTACGCCATGAACGAGACCCGCCACCCGCTGGGCGCCAGCCTGCACGAGATCATCGGCCGGTGCGCCGGGCTGACCGAGGCCCCGGCCGCCCCGGTCCCGGCGATCACCCCGGGCGCGCTCACCCCGGACGTGATGCACCGGGTCCGCGAGGCCACCGACCAGCTCGCCCGGTCCTGGCGGGCCATGGTGGACGGCGACGGCCTGCTCTGGCGGGACGTGATCACCCGGGAGCCGCTCGACCCGGCGCTGAGCCGGGCCGAGAAGGCGCTCGCCGCGCTGGCCCGCTCGGCCCGGATCGCCGACCGGGCCGCCCGGGCGTTCGGCCTGGTCCGGCCCGCGGACGCGGAGACGCTGGCCCGGCTCGCCGAGCACGCCGGCCGGCGCCCGGACCGGGTTCCGGACGCCTGGCTGACCGCCACCGACCTCGACCCGGTCCGCAAGGCCGCCGACCGGCGCGGCGAGGAACTGGCCGCCGCGGCCGCCGCGGCCGAGGCGGTGCAGCAGCGCGCCGGAGTGCCGTGGACCGCCCTGCCGTCCGCCGCCGACCTGCCGATGCCGCCGTCGCTGGAGGGGCTCACCGCGCCCGTCCCGCTGGAGACGCTGACCGCGGCCGAGGCCGACGAGCTGGCCCGCTCGTTCACCCGGGCCGCCGAGGAGTTGGACCGGCACCGCCGCGCGGTCAACCGGGTCACCACCAAACTCGGCCTGCCGCAGGCGCACACGATCCGGGACATCTCCCGGGTGGCCGCGGTCGCCGAGCTGGGCGCCCGTCCCCACAAGCCGGAGCGGTTCTGGTTCTCGCCGGGCGCCCTGGCCGGCGTGCAGGCCGGCGCGAGCGCGCTGCGCCGGGCCCTGGAGGGGCTGGTCGCGGCCGAGATCCAAGCCCGGCCGTACTTCTCCGAGGCGCTGCTGACCCAGCCCGTCGAGGAGCTGGCCGAGCGGTTCGCCACGGTGCACCGGGGGTTCGGGAAGCTGCGGGCGGCGTACCGGCGGGACAAGCGGCAGGTGGCCGGGTTCGTGCTGCCGACCGCGCATCTCGGCGACGCGATCGACCGCCTCGGCACCGCGGTCGCCTGGAAACGGGCGCTCCAGGAGCTGGCGGCGGCCGAGCACCGGTACGCCACCGCACTGGGCCGCTACTGGCAGGGCCGGGCCACCGACTTCACCGCCCTGGAGGAGGCGATCGCGGTGGCCACCGCGGCGCTCGCCTCGGCCCCGCAGTCCGGGCTGGACGCGGTGCTCGCCTACGTCTGCGCGCCGGCGCCCGACCCGGAGCCGATCCACGTGCTCACCGAGGCCCGCGAGGCGCTGCTGCGCTGGCAGGCCACGCTGCGCCCGGCGCCCTACCCGGCGGCCCGGCCGGAGCTGGTGTCCGGCCCGATCGACGACGCGATCGCATGGTTGCAGGCGCACGTCACGGCGCTGCGCGCGGTCGCCGAGACGGTGCGCGCGTTCGACGCCGCGACCGGGCGGACACTCGACTATGCCGAGGCGGTGCGGCTGGCGGAGCTGCGCGCGGCGGCCGCCCAGGCCGAGGCCGCGCTCCGCGACGGGTCCACGGACCTGACCGAGGCCGACCCGGCCGCGCTCGCCGCCGCCGTCGACTGGGCCGCGACCGCCCGCGGGTTCGCCGGCGGGCCGCTCACCGAGGAGCAGGTCGCCGCGCTGCGGGACCTGCGGCCGATCACCGGGCTGGCCGAGCGGGCCCGGGAGTGGGCCGAGGCGAGCCAGGCGGTGCTCGCCGGCTTCGGGCCGGCCCGGCAGAGCGACCTGCGTGACCGCTTCGCCGACTATCAGCGGGCGGCCGCCTTCCTGCGCGACATCCGGGACGACAGCAGCGGGCAGGAGGAGTGGTTCGCCTGCCTGGACGCCCGGGACGTGCTCACCTTCCACGGGCTGGACGCGGCCGTCGAGTTCTGCGCCGACCAGCACCTGGACAGCGCCGACGTGCCCGCGGCACTGGAGCGGGCGCTGTTGCACGGCTGGGTGGACGCGGTGGTCCGGGCCGACGACCGATTGCTGCCCTGGCGGGCCGAGGACCGGGATCGCCTGCTCGCCGAGTTCCGGCAGGCCGACGAGAAACTCGCGGCGGTCGCGGCCCGCGAGATCGTCGCGGCCGTGGAGGCGCGCCGGCCGGCGGCCGACAGCGCCGGCGCGAACCTGTTGCGGCGCGAGGCGATGAAGGCCGACCGCCAATCTCCGGTACGCGATCTGATCGCCCGCGCCCGCGACGTCGTCCTCGCCCTGCGTCCCTGCGTACTGGCCTCGCCGCTGACCGTGAGCCAGTCGCTGCCCCCGGACATCGGGTTCGACGTGGTGATCTTCGACGAGGCGTCCCAGATCACCCCGGCCGACGCGGTCAACTGCGTCTACCGCGGCCGCTCCCTGATCACCGCGGGCGACGACCGCCAGCTGCCGCCGACCTCGTTCTTCGACCGGGCGTTCACCACCGTGCCGGACACCGAGGTGCTCGACTACCAGTCGGTGCTGGAGCTGGCCAAGGCCTGCGGCGCGTTCCCCGGGATGGGCCTGACCTGGCACTACCGCAGCCGTAACCAGGCCCTGGTGGCGTTCGCCAACGACGCGTTCTACCAGGGCCGGCTGAGCACCTTCCCGGCGCCGGGCAGCGGCGGCGCGGACACCGGGGTCGAGCTGTTCCCGGTGGCCGGCGTGTACCGGCGGGCCACGAGCCGGGACAACCCGGTCGAGGCGGAGCGGGTGGCCGAGCGGATCGTGCACCACTTCACCACCCGCCCGAACCGTTCCCTGGGCGTGGTCACCTTCTCGGTGGCCCAGGCCGAGGCGATCGAGCGGGCCCTGGAGTCGATCGCGGCCGGGCATCCGGCGCTCGAGCGCGCGGTCGCCGACGACCGGCTGCACGGCTTCTTCGTGAAGAGCCTCGAGTCGGTGCAGGGCGACGAGCGGGACGTGATGATCTTCTCGATCGGCTACGGCTACGACGAAGCCGGCAAGATCAGCGCGAACTTCGGGGCGCTGAACCGGCCGAACGGCTGGCGCCGGCTGAACGTGGCGATCACCCGCGCCCGGCACCGCGTGGAGCTGGTCACCTCGATCCTGTCCCGGGACGTGCCGGAGTCGGAGAACGAGGGGGTCCGCCAGCTCGCCGCGTACCTCGACTACGTGGAACACGGCGTCGGCGACACCCGGTCGGACCTGGCCGACGGGGTCGGCGAGTTCGTCGAGTCGGTGCTCGAGACGGTCCGGTCGTGGGGCTATCCGGCACGAACCGGCCTCGGCACGGGCGGCGGCCGGGTGGACATCGCGATCCGGCACCCGGACGACCCGGCCGGCGACTACCTGCTCGGGATCCGGGGCGACGGGCCGGGATACCGGGACTGCCCGGCGGCCCGGGACCGGGACCGGCTCACCGATCAGGTGCTGACCGAGCTGGGCTGGCGGTTGCACCGGGCGTGGGCGCTCGCCTGGTATCGCGACCGGGCGGGGGAGGAGGCCCGGCTGCGGGCCGCGCTCGAACGGGCCGCGGCGGCGCGGCCGGGGCGGTCCGGCGCGGTGGAGGCGCCTGCCGCCGACCGCGCCCCCAACGCCCGTCCCCGCGTGCTGCGTGCCGCCCGCACCGCCCGCCACTAG